A window of the Cystobacter fuscus genome harbors these coding sequences:
- a CDS encoding precorrin-2 dehydrogenase/sirohydrochlorin ferrochelatase family protein, whose amino-acid sequence MSTPVDFPICLRLEGRRVLLVGAGTIAEERSRQLVEAGARLRVVAPVVSSGIRQLADAGRLELLERAWRSGDTRGQELVFVATDDSRVSEAVAAEARASGVWLNTADVPELCDFTLPSVGRRGPIVVAVSTSGQAPALARLLRQQFLEQVLPGHVRLARLMGWLRRRLPQGPARMRLLKELVEGEAGKLLLRGQRRDALARVRAAIEALGEKK is encoded by the coding sequence ATGAGCACGCCCGTGGACTTTCCCATCTGCCTTCGTCTGGAGGGCCGGCGGGTGCTTCTGGTCGGAGCCGGCACCATCGCCGAGGAGCGGAGCCGGCAGCTCGTCGAGGCGGGAGCCCGGCTGCGCGTGGTGGCGCCGGTGGTGAGCAGCGGCATCCGCCAGCTCGCGGACGCGGGCCGTCTGGAGTTGCTCGAGCGCGCCTGGCGGTCCGGGGATACGCGGGGGCAGGAGCTGGTGTTCGTGGCCACGGATGACTCGCGGGTGAGCGAGGCCGTGGCGGCGGAGGCCCGCGCGAGCGGCGTGTGGCTCAACACGGCGGATGTGCCGGAGCTGTGTGACTTCACGTTGCCGTCAGTGGGTCGGCGCGGGCCCATCGTGGTGGCGGTGTCGACCTCGGGGCAGGCGCCCGCGCTGGCGCGGCTGCTGCGGCAACAGTTCCTGGAGCAGGTGCTGCCCGGGCACGTGCGGCTCGCGCGGCTGATGGGGTGGCTGCGCAGGCGTCTGCCGCAGGGGCCCGCGCGGATGCGGCTGCTCAAGGAGCTGGTGGAGGGTGAGGCGGGGAAGTTGCTGCTGCGCGGGCAGCGCCGGGACGCCTTGGCCCGGGTGCGCGCCGCGATCGAGGCTCTTGGAGAGAAGAAATGA
- the cysD gene encoding sulfate adenylyltransferase subunit CysD encodes MSETLAARHSHLAVLEAESIHILRETAAEFARPVMLYSIGKDSQVLLHLARKAFHPAPLPFPLLHVDTTWKFREMYRFRDEFTARHGLNLLVHQNKKALAEGINPFDHGSQKYTHAMKTQSLLEALALHGFDAAFGGARRDEEKSRAKERVYSFRDRHGQWEPRKQRPELWNLYNGRIDAGESMRVFPLSNWTELDVWHYILKERIPVVPLYFAAERPVVSRNGQWIMVDDERMRLRPGEKPVLKRVRFRTLGCYPLSGAVESSAASVEDIITEMVESRVSERQGRLIDHDEEGSMELKKREGYF; translated from the coding sequence ATGAGTGAGACGTTGGCGGCGAGGCACTCGCACCTCGCGGTGCTCGAGGCGGAGAGCATCCACATCCTCCGGGAGACGGCGGCGGAGTTCGCCCGCCCGGTGATGCTCTACAGCATTGGCAAGGACTCGCAGGTGCTCTTGCACCTGGCGCGCAAGGCGTTCCATCCGGCGCCCCTGCCGTTTCCCCTGCTCCACGTGGACACCACGTGGAAGTTCCGGGAGATGTACAGGTTCCGGGACGAGTTCACGGCGCGCCACGGGTTGAACCTCCTGGTGCACCAGAACAAGAAGGCGCTCGCCGAGGGCATCAACCCCTTCGACCATGGCAGCCAGAAGTACACGCACGCCATGAAGACGCAGTCGCTGCTCGAGGCGCTCGCGCTGCACGGTTTCGACGCGGCCTTCGGCGGCGCCCGCCGCGACGAGGAGAAGTCCCGGGCCAAGGAGCGCGTGTATTCCTTCCGTGACCGGCACGGGCAGTGGGAGCCGCGCAAGCAGCGGCCCGAGCTGTGGAACCTCTACAACGGCCGCATCGACGCGGGCGAGAGCATGCGCGTCTTCCCGCTGTCCAACTGGACCGAGCTGGACGTGTGGCATTACATCCTCAAGGAGCGCATCCCCGTGGTCCCGCTGTACTTCGCCGCCGAGCGCCCGGTGGTGAGCCGCAATGGCCAGTGGATCATGGTCGATGACGAGCGCATGCGGCTGCGGCCGGGCGAGAAGCCCGTGCTCAAGCGGGTGCGCTTCCGCACCCTGGGTTGCTATCCGCTCAGCGGCGCCGTGGAGTCCTCGGCGGCGTCCGTCGAGGACATCATCACCGAGATGGTGGAGTCCCGTGTGTCCGAGCGGCAGGGCCGGCTCATCGATCACGACGAGGAAGGCTCGATGGAGCTCAAGAAGCGCGAGGGGTATTTCTAG
- the cobA gene encoding uroporphyrinogen-III C-methyltransferase produces MSQHVEGIVYLVGAGPGDPGLLTLRAARLLASADTVVYDRLIHPEVLTHARPHARLVFVGKEGGGESVAQEEIHALLIAQARLGRSVVRLKGGDPFVFGRGGEEALALEAAGIAYEVVPGVSSGLAAPAAAAIPVTHRGVSGSVTFATAHRTGQAPDWAHLAGAETLVLFMAGRRLEEVTLALIAAGRAPSTPAAIVEAGTWAHQRVLEAPLASIAARAREESVGSPALLVVGEVVSLRAQLPTLARTRPGGAGPEPFLKVEAGHE; encoded by the coding sequence ATGAGCCAACACGTCGAGGGCATCGTGTACCTGGTGGGCGCGGGTCCGGGAGATCCCGGCCTGCTCACGCTGCGCGCGGCCCGGCTGCTCGCGAGCGCGGACACGGTGGTGTACGACCGACTCATCCACCCGGAAGTCCTCACGCATGCCCGGCCCCACGCGCGGCTGGTGTTCGTGGGCAAGGAGGGTGGGGGCGAGTCGGTGGCGCAGGAGGAGATCCACGCGCTGCTCATCGCCCAGGCACGGCTGGGCCGCTCGGTGGTGCGGCTCAAGGGGGGAGACCCCTTCGTGTTCGGCCGGGGCGGGGAGGAAGCGCTCGCGCTGGAGGCGGCGGGCATCGCCTACGAGGTCGTCCCGGGTGTCTCCAGTGGCCTGGCGGCGCCGGCGGCGGCGGCCATTCCCGTCACCCACCGGGGCGTGTCGGGCTCGGTGACGTTCGCCACCGCGCACCGCACGGGTCAGGCGCCGGACTGGGCGCACCTGGCCGGCGCGGAGACGCTGGTGCTCTTCATGGCGGGCCGCCGGCTGGAGGAGGTGACGCTCGCGCTCATCGCCGCGGGCCGCGCTCCGTCCACCCCGGCGGCGATCGTGGAGGCGGGCACCTGGGCGCACCAGCGCGTCCTCGAGGCGCCGCTGGCGTCCATCGCCGCGCGTGCCCGGGAGGAGTCCGTGGGTTCTCCCGCCCTGTTGGTGGTGGGCGAGGTCGTTTCCCTCCGGGCCCAGCTGCCCACGCTGGCCAGGACGCGGCCGGGCGGGGCCGGGCCGGAGCCATTTCTCAAGGTCGAGGCGGGACATGAGTGA